A DNA window from Jaculus jaculus isolate mJacJac1 chromosome 1, mJacJac1.mat.Y.cur, whole genome shotgun sequence contains the following coding sequences:
- the LOC123457771 gene encoding SOSS complex subunit C isoform X2 — protein sequence MQNQSSTNHPGASIALSRPSLNKDFRDHAEQQHIAAQQKAALQHAHAHSSGYFITQDSAFGNLILPVLPRLDPE from the exons aTGCAAAACCAATCTTCAACAAATCATCCTGGAGCTAG CATTGCCCTCTCCAGACCCTCTCTCAACAAGGACTTCCGGGACCACGCTGAGCAGCAGCACATTGCAGCCCAACAGAAGGCGGCTTTGCAG catgctcATGCCCATTCATCTGGATACTTCATAACGCAAGACTCTGCATTTGGGAATCTTATTCTTCCTGTGCTACCACGCCTTGACCCAGAATGA
- the LOC123457771 gene encoding SOSS complex subunit C isoform X1, with translation MAANPSGQGFQNKNRVAILAELDKEKRKLLMQNQSSTNHPGASIALSRPSLNKDFRDHAEQQHIAAQQKAALQHAHAHSSGYFITQDSAFGNLILPVLPRLDPE, from the exons ATGGCAGCAAATCCTTCAGGACAAG gttttcaaaacaaaaatagagttgCAATCTTGGCAGAACtggacaaagagaaaagaaaattactcaTGCAAAACCAATCTTCAACAAATCATCCTGGAGCTAG CATTGCCCTCTCCAGACCCTCTCTCAACAAGGACTTCCGGGACCACGCTGAGCAGCAGCACATTGCAGCCCAACAGAAGGCGGCTTTGCAG catgctcATGCCCATTCATCTGGATACTTCATAACGCAAGACTCTGCATTTGGGAATCTTATTCTTCCTGTGCTACCACGCCTTGACCCAGAATGA